Proteins encoded in a region of the Panicum hallii strain FIL2 chromosome 3, PHallii_v3.1, whole genome shotgun sequence genome:
- the LOC112886930 gene encoding LOW QUALITY PROTEIN: putative cyclin-dependent kinase F-2 (The sequence of the model RefSeq protein was modified relative to this genomic sequence to represent the inferred CDS: deleted 2 bases in 1 codon): MEHYERLGKIAEGASGAVYRARDRRTGETVAVKLLRAGGGNGDGEAFAQAFLREARCLEACRGHPCLVELRAAHLESPGGAGGAFLVMEYAGRSLAEVVREDRAGRAFTEAEARRVVRRLLEGAAAMHARGVLHRDLKPDNVLLDARGGVKICDFGLSRAAAADDAPLTPGVATLWYRAPELILGSRDYDAGVDTWAIGCIMAELLAGAPLFPGRSEMDQLNRVFDTLGMQDMASWPSFARLPRAESGLCRRARPPSRLREMFPALSAAGFDVLSGLLACRPDRRLAAADALRCPWFADATAAPEAVPADQLRAASCAAAIASSVTGVAEAIIA; encoded by the exons ATGGAGCACTACGAGCGGCTCGGCAAGATCGCCGAGGGCGCGTCGGGGGCCGTCTACAGGGCCCGCGACCGCCGCACGGGCGAGACCGTCGCCGTCAAGCTCCTCCGCGCGGGGGGCGgcaacggcgacggcgaggccttCGCCCAGGCGTTCCTCCGCGAGGCGCGCTGCCTCGAGGCCTGCCGCGGCCACCCGTGCCTCGTCGAGCTCCGCGCCGCGCACCTCGAG tcccccggcggcgccgggggcgcgTTCCTCGTCATGGAGTACGCCGGCCGGAGCCTGGCGGAGGTCGTGCGGGAGGACCGCGCCGGGCGGGCGTTCACGGAGGCCGAGGCGCGCCGCGTCGTGCGGCGCCTTCtggagggcgcggcggcgatGCACGCCCGCGGCGTCCTGCACCGGGACCTCAAGCCCGACAACGTCCTCCTCGACGCCCGCGGCGGGGTCAAGATCTGCGACTTCGGCctctcccgcgccgccgccgcggacgaCGCACCGCTCACGCCGGGCGTCGCCACGCTGTGGTACCGCGCGCCGGAGCTCATCCTCGGCTCGCGGGACTACGACGCGGGCGTCGACACCTGGGCGATCGGCTGCATCATGGCCGAGCTCCTAGCCGGCGCGCCGCTCTTCCCAGGGAGGTCGGAGATGGACCAGCTCAACCGGGTCTTCGACACGCTGGGGATGCAGGACATGGCGTCCTGGCCGAGCTTCGCGCGGCTGCCGCGCGCCGAGTCGGGCCtctgccgccgcgcccgcccgcccagcCGGCTCCGGGAGATGTTCCCGGCGCTCTCGGCCGCCGGCTTCGACGTCCTCAGCGGGCTCCTGGCATGCAGGCCGGACCGGCGGCTCGCCGCCGCGGACGCGCTCCGGTGCCCGTGGTTCGCGGACGCCACGGCCGCGCCCGAGGCCGTGCCAGCTGATCAGCTGCGCGCtgcctcctgcgccgccgccatcgcttCCAGTGTCACCGGTGTCGCCGAGGCGATCATAGCGTAG